A portion of the bacterium genome contains these proteins:
- a CDS encoding matrixin family metalloprotease, with translation MSFASYLTNCLKDDKLLRWPDKCMPLKVYVAPFRWYKEKGQEYFYYAMIKEAFEIWKKASNEKISFEFVDNLYNSQINIEWKRVDRSSLGHCLFNFDPEGRLFSAEIQIGLSDGLIHKQYEDKNEVRHTIIHEIGHALGLNHSPYPEDIMYVPHQYGVTSVSKRDIITLKWLYNFPVGSAQKDILLRYKFSSAYTLDHLIHFLENPNQKKNENFLQQKLPAPQQEKVLHYEQDTLAEFNKYNLSLQNINVSSNMQEYFNKIRIQKDLNKE, from the coding sequence ATGAGTTTTGCATCTTATCTGACAAATTGCCTTAAGGACGATAAATTGCTGAGGTGGCCCGACAAATGTATGCCTCTCAAGGTTTATGTTGCGCCTTTTCGTTGGTATAAAGAAAAAGGACAGGAATATTTCTATTATGCAATGATAAAAGAAGCTTTTGAAATTTGGAAAAAAGCTTCCAACGAGAAAATATCTTTTGAATTTGTTGATAATCTATATAATTCGCAAATAAACATAGAATGGAAACGTGTAGACAGGTCATCATTAGGGCATTGTTTGTTTAATTTTGATCCTGAAGGAAGGCTATTTTCAGCAGAAATTCAAATTGGTCTTTCGGATGGTCTTATTCATAAGCAGTATGAAGACAAAAACGAGGTCAGACATACTATTATTCACGAGATAGGTCATGCTTTAGGGCTTAATCACAGTCCTTATCCCGAAGACATAATGTATGTCCCCCATCAATACGGTGTAACTTCTGTTTCAAAAAGAGATATTATTACCTTAAAATGGCTTTATAATTTTCCTGTGGGTTCAGCTCAAAAAGATATTCTTCTTCGTTATAAGTTTTCTTCTGCTTATACGCTTGATCACTTAATACATTTTCTTGAGAATCCGAATCAAAAGAAAAATGAAAATTTTCTTCAACAAAAATTGCCTGCGCCTCAACAGGAAAAAGTATTGCATTACGAGCAAGATACGCTTGCGGAGTTTAATAAATACAATTTATCACTGCAAAATATAAATGTTTCTTCAAATATGCAGGAATATTTTAACAAAATAAGAATTCAAAAGGATTTAAACAAGGAATAA
- a CDS encoding YbaB/EbfC family nucleoid-associated protein, which produces MKGFNIQQMMKQAQQMQKKMEETQDELRTIQIKSEAGGGVVSVVFNGKNEFQSIKIKPEAINPDNPESVDADTVEMLEDLIAGALKDANKKVAEITEAKMGSITGGMNIPGLF; this is translated from the coding sequence ATGAAAGGTTTTAACATCCAGCAGATGATGAAACAAGCACAGCAGATGCAGAAAAAAATGGAAGAAACTCAGGATGAATTAAGGACTATTCAGATAAAAAGCGAGGCAGGCGGCGGCGTTGTTTCAGTTGTTTTTAACGGAAAAAACGAATTTCAGTCAATAAAAATCAAACCTGAAGCTATAAATCCCGATAATCCTGAAAGCGTTGATGCAGACACAGTTGAAATGCTTGAAGATCTTATTGCAGGCGCGCTTAAAGATGCAAACAAAAAAGTTGCCGAGATAACCGAAGCAAAAATGGGTTCTATTACCGGTGGAATGAATATTCCGGGATTATTTTAA